The proteins below are encoded in one region of Equus przewalskii isolate Varuska chromosome 1, EquPr2, whole genome shotgun sequence:
- the LOC103540458 gene encoding olfactory receptor 11G2-like — translation MSSRLMNASGRETTSSVSHFILMGFPSSPEMQLLCFGLFSVAYTLSIMGNAIIVCAVWWDWHLHTPMYIFLGNFSLLEICYVTTTIPNTLVNFLSTSKSISFVSCFTQFYFFFSFGYDECFFLCIMAFDRYLAICHPLHYPRTMTKQLYTGLVIFGWSCGFILFLTPVVLISQLPYCGPNIINHFVCDPVPLMMLSCSEDTITQITYSTFNDVFMIGTFLFILCSYALVILAVLRMPSEASKQKAFSTCASHLSVVILFFGSVMVMYVSPGSGHPVKMPKFITLFYSVITPLCNPIIYSLRNKEMKAALRKMFGTEQGVHKHK, via the coding sequence ATGTCTTCCAGACTAATGAATGCATCTGGCAGAGAAACCACCAGCTCCGTCAGCCACTTTATCCTCATGGGCTTTCCCTCGAGCCCAGAAATGCAGCTCCTCTGCTTCGGGCTCTTCTCCGTAGCCTATACCCTGTCCATAATGGGGAATGCAATCATTGTCTGTGCTGTGTGGTGGGACTGGCACCTTCACACTCCCATGTACATCTTCTTGGGGAATTTCTCTCTCCTCGAAATATGTTATGTCACCACGACCATCCCTAACACATTGGTCAACTTCCTGTCCACCAGCAAGTCCATCTCCTTTGTGAGTTGTTTTACACAGTTctacttcttcttctcttttgggTATGATGAGTGCTTCTTCCTTTGCATCATGGCCTTTGACAGGTACCTTGCCATCTGCCATCCTCTGCATTACCCACGCACCATGACTAAACAACTGTACACTGGTCTTGTCATCTTTGGGTGGTCATGTGGGTTCATCCTCTTCCTAACCCCGGTTGTTCTCATTTCACAGTTGCCCTATTGTGGCCCAAATATCATCAACCATTTTGTGTGTGACCCTGTCCCATTGATGATGCTGTCCTGTTCTGAAGACACCATCACTCAGATCACTTACTCTACTTTCAATGATGTTTTCATGATTGGCacctttctttttatcctttgctCCTATGCTCTGGTGATCCTGGCTGTACTACGGATGCCCTCAGAGGCTAGCAAACAGAAAGCTTTCTCCACTTGTGCTTCTCATCTGTCTGTGGTGATCCTGTTTTTTGGCTCTGTTATGGTGATGTATGTTAGTCCTGGATCAGGACACCCAGTGAAAATGCCAAAATTCATTACCTTGTTTTATTCTGTGATAACACCTCTATGCAATCCTATAATATACAGCCTCAGGAACAAGGAGATGAAGGCTGCTCTGAGGAAAATGTTTGGGACTGAACAAGGTGTTCATAAACATAAATGA